The following proteins are encoded in a genomic region of Nicotiana sylvestris chromosome 4, ASM39365v2, whole genome shotgun sequence:
- the LOC138889221 gene encoding uncharacterized protein, which yields MKLWDMRNERKEKRGKEMRNQVVLERKLKREMGRGWLVCGTLAIRPYNTRSKSKVLMASKDLDTRIVDPSREIEKSESELNEEVQSIKQQMSEMCQAWANGKVQSLSQLHSYSWIFCCALPKCAIDNQSETTTVMPVFTIPQPTVVQRKTHESQFATQQEQYHSPEYHFYLFDLPAKIEKPGRKIASKEITQRLKSLEQQLKNIQGLAGQKSIAFKDLYMFPDVRLPLGFKTPKFEKYDGHGDLISHLKRYCNQLRGAGGNEELLMFQYNIDISPDHNSFSNLKKKPTENFREYAIKWREQAARVKPPMDDHELITVFLQDQEPNYFQNMVSAVGKSFSKAIKMGEMVENDLKIGKIISQAALKATTQAIQIESSNFSATSEKVEEIMMTSRSRKGEQYRKLSGFEKRNRKNDYPLLAHDDAHFVGRMHGDKEYENPLGNLLTEVNDIEIGEGPSNFDVQPNG from the exons atgaagttgtgggacatgagaaatgagaggaaagaaaagaggggGAAAGAAATGAGAAACCAAGTGGTGTTAGAAAGGAAACTGAAGAGAGAAATGGG cagagggtggttagtttgtggcactttGGCGATTCGTCCATACAACACAAGATCAAAGAGCAAGGTactcatggctagcaaagacttggacacaagaATTGTTGACCCGTCGAGGGAGATTGAGAAGTCGGAATCTGAATTGAACGAGGAGGTCCAAAGTATAAAACAACAAATGtctgaaatgtgtcaagcatgggccaatggtAAA GTTCAGTCTTTATCCCAATTGCACAGCTATAGCTGGATCTTCTGTTGTGCACTCCCAAAGTGTGCCATTGACAACCAATCAGAAACCACTACAGTTATGCCTGTCTTTACCATCCCACAGCCGACGGTGGTGCAAAGGAAaactcatgagtcacaatttgctacccagcaagaacaataccactctcctgagtaccacttttacctatttgatcttcctgcaaagattgagaagcctgGCCGAAAGATAGCATCGAAAGAAATAACCCAAAGactgaaaagcttagaacaacagttgaaaaacatACAAGGgctggcaggtcaaaagagtatTGCTTTCAAGGATCTATATATGTTCCCCGATGTTCGTTTGCCacttggtttcaagactcccaaatttgaaaagtatgatggacatggagacctcatatcccacctgaaaaggtattgcaatcaactaagaggtgcggGAGGAAATGAAGAATTACTGATG TTCCAATATAACATTGACATCTCTCCGGACCATAATTCCTTTTcaaatctgaagaagaaaccaactgaaaatttcagggaatatgccattaaatggagagaacaagcagctagagttaagccacccatggatgaccatgaGCTAATAACTGTATTCCTTCAGGATCAAGAGCccaattactttcaaaacatggtgtccgcagttggaaaatcattctcgaaagcaatcaaaatgggagaaatggtagagaatgacCTTAAGATAGGCAAAATTATTAGTCAAGCAGCTCTCAAAgctacaactcaggctatccaaattGAATCTAGTAATTTTAGTGCCACAagtgagaaggttgaagaaatcatgatgacatcaaggTCGAGAAAAG gggaaCAATATCGAAAGTTGtcaggatttgaaaagagaaatagaaagaatgattatcctttacttgcacatgatgatgcacactttgtggggaggATGCATGGTGAcaaggagtatgagaatcctcttggaAACTtactgactgaagttaatgatattgaaattggtgaaggtcccagtaattttgatgtgcaacccaatggctaa